The DNA region CACCGCTGCTGCACGCGCATCCGCAGGTACTCCGCGGGAGCCAGCTCCATGCCCCCACCGGGACTCGTCACCTCCACCTGGACCTGCCTGCCTGAGTGCCAGCTGACGAGCGCGGCGAGCTCGCGGCGGATGTCGCTGGTGACCAGGCTTGCCGCCCAGGTTGTGGCCACCTCCAGGACGAGCGTGTGGTCGTCGCGCCACCAAGCGGGCCGGCCGTGCAGGTGCTGGGCGATCCGCGGCAGGTGCTCCTCCAGCAGGTTGTGCAGCGCCACCACCAGCGGCCCGTGCTCGCGCCGGCCGGCGGGCATATTTTCCTGGTTACGGGCTGCCTCCAACTGGGTGGGTCTGCCGACCTGTTGCTGGGAGGAGGTGGTAGCCCTCACAGCTTGCTGTGGGGGGTAAGGGGGGTTAATATCTTGACGGTTATTTTGACGGTTAATATTTGACGGTTTCCCTGCACACGCGTTCAGGGTTTGAGTGTCCGATCGTTCAGGGTTTGGTGTCCCAGCGTTCAGGGTTTGAGGACTGCAAACCCTGTCCGAGTGTTCAGGGTTTGGAGAGGTAAACCCTGTCTGGGCGTTCAGGGTTTGGACGCCGGAAACCCTGTCTGAGCGTTCAGGGTTTGTGGCCTGTGCCTCGTGCTCACCGGCGATGACCTCCAGCATGAGCCTGTAGCGGTTGCTGCGGCCCTTGCCTCCCCCGGACACGACGGTGATGTAGCCCGCCCGGACGGCGCGGGAGATGAGCTTGTAGATGGTGCGCTCGCAGAGGCCCATGCGGGCGGCGAGCGTGCGCACGCTTGGCCAGCACTCGCCGTGGTCGTTGGCATAGTCGGCCAGCGCCAGCAGCAGGAGCATGTCGTTGCCTCTGAGCCTGTCGGCGGCTCGCCATACCTTCTGGGTGACCTTGATGCTCATCTTTGACCCTCCCTGGTGGAAATAAAGCTTTGCTGCTCGAGGACGGCATCGGCCACCCAGCCCCGCAGGGCCCTGTTGCCGATGAGCGGGGTGCCGAAGTGCCAGCGCGTAGGGGGATAGCCCCCTTCGATCGCCTCGCCGTCGTCTGTGTACTGCATGAGGTGGATCGCCGTGCCCGGCGGCAGGACGTCTATCACCTTGTGGGACCTGCAGGGGCCCGTGCGCAGGTTGACGCGGGCCGAGATGGTACGCGCCTGCCAGCGCTCTGCGAAGACCCTGTAGCCGGCGTGGTAGCC from Thermobaculum terrenum ATCC BAA-798 includes:
- a CDS encoding helix-turn-helix domain-containing protein is translated as MSIKVTQKVWRAADRLRGNDMLLLLALADYANDHGECWPSVRTLAARMGLCERTIYKLISRAVRAGYITVVSGGGKGRSNRYRLMLEVIAGEHEAQATNPERSDRVSGVQTLNAQTGFTSPNPEHSDRVCSPQTLNAGTPNPERSDTQTLNACAGKPSNINRQNNRQDINPPYPPQQAVRATTSSQQQVGRPTQLEAARNQENMPAGRREHGPLVVALHNLLEEHLPRIAQHLHGRPAWWRDDHTLVLEVATTWAASLVTSDIRRELAALVSWHSGRQVQVEVTSPGGGMELAPAEYLRMRVQQRWRELGLAPA